ACATAAGCAAATTGGATTTGCCTTAAGAATCTTAGACTTAACCCTCATTTATCTACCTCCCCTAAATTACTTATTCATGGAcgatatttatatcaaatcaagTAGTTAATTTTAAcgattcatatatatatatatatagtttatcataaattagttaaaatatatttgtctCTATGAAAGACACGACTTGATTcatcgatcgattttgtttaAACATTCTAGTGTGAATAAATTTAATCATAGTCGTTGCACTCAAGGACGTGACTTGATTGTCACTAAAGCATGTTGAGTATTATAAAATCTCagatttaaattcaataaagaCAAACACACAAAGTGATTTCTTCTCTTCTGTCAAAATGTTTAGTAGGCTCAGTTACCGAATACTTGGCTTAGAGGTAAATCCAATCAAAATAGGTTAAATTGGGCCCAATATCCGGCCTACTCACTTAAGGCCCAGTATTTCCATTGACTCCAATTActacaagaaaatcaaatattaagattttttaaaaaaatttgtcacAATTCCGTtacaaattacaaatttaattaGTAAAAGAGAGTACCCTCCACTATTATATTCACAAAAGTACTCTAAAAACGAAAAACTTTATTTCCCTTGTTAGTGAAAACGCGTTCATCTCTATAAGAAGGACTCATTCAAGGTGTGAAATGGAAGAGAAGGAATTTCacagttaaattttttttgaataaaatgatcTTTTATCGTCTTCataatgaaaaagtaaaaaaaaattgttaattgaTAAAAACAAAATGACTTTTCGTATAAAAGTGGACAatctcattaaaaaaatattataatttgacTTAGCAACACGATAAATGATATATTTCTCTTTAATTCCGCGTATAATCAACTAACTAAAGTAAAGACTAaagaaagaaagcaaaaaaggaaattatttcatttttacagTATAGTTTTCACAAGACAAACTCATGAATCATGATGACACATCATATGTACTATccaaaaaattatacattttctttgtggaaaaaatgaaaaagtccAACAAAGTGGACATATTATCCCTTATTATTTTCacctttaatttttctttccactttgCGGTGTTATTCGAAACTTAAAATTCAAGTCAAGTCCTTAGATTGACAACTTGTTATTAGTATCCCAAATTTACGTAGAAATCAGTGgggaaattataatttttattaaaaaattaagaaaaattacgtgtataaataaaacaattttaactttatataaaatataattttttaaataaaaatattcagaTGAACCCTTACGCGTAGAGTTAGTGGACCCAAAATAAGTTCAATATTCTTAAAGATAGAGAAAATAAGACAGGTAATAATGTTAATGATAATGGTGTCATATCATATAGGACTTGAGGATTAATTTCTTCAAGCTCTGATTGTGATTTGTCAAGCAAAGTTAGTGGCATGACTTTAGGAGTGAGATACACATGTTTCATggtttaaggaaaaaatattattcgCGTTCGatgtttatgttaaattaattagaggtaaattgaaaattttaaattttattggaaTGTGAAAATTCTATCACATGATTAAAATTTATGAGTTTCTGCAATAATAACTTGGTTTATACTAATCAAGTATTTataaacattttatatatactttacaaaagttattgagttccaaaaaaaactCATATATTGTATATTGGTTCCACGTCTCATACTAAatcagttttttttgttttcaaccCGCCCTACTCCCATCGATCCCACCGCGACTCCCTCAAGttttcttctaattcttttGTCCAACATTTTCGTTGGTGAATTATGAAAAGACTATGAAAGTTCAGAATTTGCAAAAATGTTATTTCTTTAATGAATTATTTCCATCTTTTAgctttataaattattattcttcGCCCCGTCCCGTTTTCATCTCTATTTGTAGCATTGGACCAATCAACACTTGAATATTAGAATTTGGGCCATATGGTCCATATTAACTAAATGTAGCCCAATTCTGTATCATAAATAAGCCCATCTGGTTTGGGGAGGAATTGCACAAAATAGCCGTTTAGGACCCCCTAAATTTTACTTGTCTTTAAAATTTAACCATCTCAAAATCAACTTCAGACCCAAATGAGTCTAAGGTTTGAATTCGGGTCTGAATGTAAGTGCAGACCTGAtgatctgaagttgacccaaaggTCTAAAGAAGAAGCATGAGAGGTCTAAAGTCGGAGTGAAGTAGGCAATAACTtgtctatctttttttttttttataaccaaaAAATCCTTCTATGATCCGCCCTTCGGACCAATCATAGCCTTTTAAACTCGGTAGATAATGGGCctgcccctctacccttctccacttaaatactgggcttcgctttgcatggttgGGACTTGAACCTGcaacctaagccacaaatcctccaccttttgccacttgagctaggccttggagGCTTAGGGTCTGTCTTTTAAGGCATAGGCACTCTAAAAAAAGGATTCACTATCGTTGCATGGGTTCTTTTTTGTATAAAACATATTGACTACAAATTGAACTAAAGAAACAATGGTGACTATTGCAAAAACTGGCTAACctttaaatagtttttaaagTCTAATATGATTTTAATAGAGGTGTTCAAAGATGCTACATGGAGTCAAATATGGATGATGGAGCATCAATTTATGTCCATAGCTAGAACAAGtgcaacaacatattcaatgtaATCACACAAGTGATGCCTGAAAACAATAGAATATACACAGATATTACTCTTAACCTTTGTGAGGTAGAAAGATTGTTTCCAACGAACCATCAGAAGTtgttaggaaaaaaaaaaagttaacgGGAGGCTCATGGGACTCGAAATCATACATGCCCAGACAAGGcatacaacaacatactcaatgtATTTCGACAAATAGGATTTGGATCCAAACAAGACATTTTCATTCCCTACACTTCTGCAAAAAAAGAAActttattacttaatatagGCTACTACTGATAAGTATGAACaagattaaagaaaaagttaCAAGCAACCAAAAAGGATGAACATGGCAAGAAGGAATGCTATTTCataagaacaaaaataaaacacatatTGGCACCACTTTTATTCAATCAGTAGAGTGAAATAGATATAAGAATATCTCCAAATAGTCAAAAACTGGTGGTGCCAGTATATTCATAAGTTTTATCAGTACAACAATGATACAGTTTACATGTCAATTGGATTGCTTAACCCAAGGCAAAAATGTGCCGTGAAATATAACAGGAAGTAGGCATTGAGCCTAAGGCCTCTTCTTGTAAAGAGAATTATTCTGCTCATCTTAGCTACATGCCCAATGCTATAATAGTATCATGTATGTCTCATCCATAAACTAGAAGTTCACAAGTTAAAGGATTTCAAATAAGTATGAAAATAACTCCAAAAATGAAATTCGACTCGAGTAATCAGAGAAGGGCTACTGAGGTGGCACCGTAGGATGTTCTTGTTGACCTGGCGCAGCAGCGGGCTGTTCTTGTTGGGGTGCTGCAGAGGGCTGCTTTTGTTGAGATGGTGCAACAGGCTGTTCTTGCACTGCTGCAGCAGACTTTTTTGGTTGAGCTGGGGCGGCAGGCTGTTCTTGCACTGCTGCAGCAGACTTTTTTGGTTGAGCTGGGGCGGCGGGCTGTTCTTGTATGGATCTTACACAAGGCCTCCATGCTGTTTCTGTTGTCCCTGTAATATCCATTAAAGAGATACCCTTGGCAGCTAGATCAGTTCTGATCTGATCACTTCTAGCGAAATCCTTGTTTTTCCTTGCTAGTGCTCTTTCCTCTATTGCATGCAGAACATCTTCCTCTGTTAACTCAGCCCTTTTCAATGCCCTCTCTTTAAATTGCTGCAAAACCTGcacaacaaaataaatgagttaaatAAGACTCAACATCTGAAAGTCTCATATAGTAAAAGGAAACAAATGTGCTCTCCATTCCAATTTGTTCAGCCTTGCTCGACTAGAAACAAGATTACCAAGAAAGAAAAACTTTGGACACATAAACCAAATAAGATTTAAATACCAAAAGTACACttgtattaaaaaattgtttttgtatgGGATGAGGGCTATAACACAACTGACATGACGGAAATGACAATATTAACTATTTCTAAGTATAGAaaggtgctagtcatttttaaacaaaaggaaagaatgccaaaaaaaaattaagacataGGGAGTACTATTTCTGGGCACCTCAGCACAAGTTGAACCAGCAAGCAAGCCAAGAACATCCAACACTGCCTTCACTTCTTTCAAGAGCTCGGTCAGGGACAAAGATGCAGATAAGTGTTGTTGCTTTTGCTGCTTTTTCTGGAAAGATGAAGAGATAATGGAATGATTCAGTTATATCACACCAGTCATATGCAGaagttaaaaaggaaagtagAGTTCCCACCTTCAGTATGGTCAAGCAACTATTCATGAGTTTAAGGGCTTCTTGAAGAGCAGCGTTTAAAATTGTAGGTGTATGCAAGTCATCAGAGAGCTTTGTCTTCAACTCATTACGCAGCTTATTGATGCATTCTTGGGCCTGAGGGGTAACACGCCCCTTTGCATTTTTTGCAGTTTCAGTTCCTTGTTGGAAAGCTGACAAGGCCTCTTCAGAATCTAGTAAGGTCTATCAATCACAAAAATTACCCGAATAAATGTCTAAAAATAAGACAGATGCTAACTATAGATTTGGATTGGGGAACTATGGTTTTGAAGTCGCATGAGCATTCATGTAACAGGAGAAAgatcatacatatatatataaaagcttCAGACAacctttcattttttaattgaacTAGTAAGTTGCTGAAAACATAAGCCCAAAACCATATTACTCAATTCAGCTATTGTGCATGCGAAGTAGCAATAGAACCACAATCCTAAGAGCCTCGACTGCAGATCTAAAAGGAACATGCATGGACAGAcagaaattaaagaggaaaacaaaaaatagcTTAGGAATTGCGTGTACCAATCATCAAGAAGCAAATAATCAAACTTTTTTGCAGAATGGTAACAGTAAAGCAAAAATAATTGAACAAGAGGTATTAAAAGTACATTAAATGTGTATTCCTGACCTGATAAATGTAGAACACAGATTCTGAAGCAATTTCTATCTGTGCTATTGAGTAATTAACCGGAGATCGGTAGTGATTCCCCAACAAGAAGTACCTCAATGCAAGGGGATGGTACAATCGAGTAACCTACAAAATATGCATGATATGATCCATaacattttataaaacaaaCATATTAAGACAGTAGCTAAAGATTATATTCTACCTCACGTATAGTGAAGAAATTCCCCAATGATTTCGACATTTTCTCGTCATCTATGTTCACAAAACCATTATGCATCCAGTAGCTAATATTACTCTCCCGGCAAGCAGCGCAACTCTGGGCAATCTCATTTTCATGGTGAGGAAAAGTCAAGTCCATTCCACCACCATGTATATCAAAGGAATGTGTCAGATAGTGCGCACTCATTGCGCTGCATTCTATATGCCAACCTGGTCTTCCAGGACCCCAGGGGCTCTCCCAACTTGGTTCACCAGGCTTTGCAGACTGTAAAAATGAAATTGGCATGTCAGTCTAAAATAGTAACTCCGAAGAAAAGTAAACAAAAACTTCGCACCTTCCACAAGGCAAAATCAGCAGgatttttctttcttgaatCAACTTCAACTCGTTCTCCAGCTCGATTATCTTCTAATTTTCGTCCAGACAATCGACCATACTCTGGAAAACTATCAACAGAGAAATAAACATCTCCATTGATTGTGTATGCACAGCCATTAGCCATTATCTGCAGGTTACACCTCAAGATCATTAGCATTAAGAAGAGAGCAGAGTATATCTGAATCATCATATATcattcatatatcatatatcatatatatatataaaagagaaccttaggcccgcTTACATTGCGCCACCATAAAccagaattcccttttaatttatttatttccaaaaatagccttccctttcatgaaaagttgtgacttttatgaagagttgtgactttaatgaaaaattgtgacttttacgaagggttgcaactttttgtaacctttccgataaggcacaatcaACATTTTTCACACTACCGtttattgtctataaatagagggatttcctctcattttaaaacaacgaaaattatGAACCTCTTCTACTTCtttacaattaaatatttgtgtactttgctgcTGTTGAggttacagatcctggtatgtatttttagagtcattaatttatgcttatgttattaaagataaatgataagatgtaataattttcattttcctttgcattattaatgtttgttactacgtaatcttgtatgtaagataatatagtgttttagttttaatgacttataggttttaattattattttataaattccgtgATATTAATTTCCCGCGCGAAGggcgggtaattttactagtaaaagaataaaacaaaaagCAACTCAAGGTAAATCTAAGAAAGATAATATGATTGCATACTTTAAGCAGTATTTTGCACTTTTCTCCCATCCAACACTGAGTTTTACTTCTGCTAACCTAACTGTTAATCCTTACTACATATACTTCTTCTCTCATTATATACAAGAATAAATGTTCCAGACTATCTTTCAATGCAAAGCATACTATCACGGAATGTAGTTCTTAACTTCCTAttgcttttttttcaaaagtagcAGAAAATGACAAACAAGTGAACAAGATGAGCATCCATATTATTGAACTTCAGAGAAGGAGAAACCACATATAACGTCAAATAAACACAACAAGATGAATCCTAGATCCTGCACTATCAAAGATTCAAAATGACATACATGGTTTTCAAGATCATTCAGAAAGCATCTCTATCTAAAGAAGGAGTCTATTACAACCTCTATCCAAGGAAAAGAAATGAGAGAAAAGTTCGCATCAGAAAACTGCAATAGCATATTTAACAGAAACAGACCTCACCTCTGCTCAAGTGAGATTTCAATTCAGGGAAAAAATGGGAGGGATCACATCAATAAGCTTTTACTTGTCAGAATAGGTTTTGGAAGGGATTATCTAAATGTGGGTACCTTAGCTATCATTTCCTTAATCTGCTCCATGTGCTCAGTAACACGTGGCTGATGAGTCGGTTGGAGGCACTGGAGATCATCCATGTCTTTTAGAAACTCTTGGCAGTATCGACCACTCAGAGCTGTTGGGTCTTCTCCAAGCTCATTAGCCCTACGAATTATCTGGAAAGAACCAACTGTCATGCATTTGATGTATTATATACAGTGAGCTAACTGATACTGCCAAGCTTAtccataaaaattaaaaagaaaagggtCTAAAATTCCTTTAATCTCGGGAAGAGAGAACATAAAAAGAGACTTACTCCCCAAAAATTGTATATCTCACCTTGTCATCTACATCGGTGAAGTTGCGCACATACATAACCTCATATCCCAAGTATTTCAGATATCTGTAAATTCCAGATCATGGAAAATTTCTATCAGACTGTTGAGTAATTTGAAGTAAAAACAATCACAAACTACTAAAAGAACTAATCTAAATGCACTTACATTGATTTATACCACAACACATGATAAATAACATAAGTCTCATCACAATTAAACAGATGAAGATCAAAACAAAAGACCCTCAaggatttttttcttctttcttttctccttttggTTGGAAAGCAAAACACCTTTTGGTTCCCATGTTTAATGACCTCAAGGAGATACTAGTCCAGGCTAATGTGGTACACACGTGCCAAATTACTATCAACAAGATAGTCTTCAATTACTTGCTAAAAACTATTCCCTCTATCCCATTTAGTTCAACAAATTACTTTTAGAAAAACAGAaaactcattttaatttttttttatgaggtAAATGTTCCATTgaaggcatcaagaagatgcaaattAGTTAcaaaagtagaagcaaaaacAGTTGGTCTGCTGGCAACTCATTTTAATTTGGGGTCTCTTAAACTACAAATTCTCTAAATCTCACTCAACTAACATAGTTTAAGTGTAAAAAGAGTAACTAAACAATAAAACCAACTAACTAAAAGCCTATATGGATAGAAGATAAAAGTACAATTCCAATTTATTGGTTCAAACTAGACAATTCAGAATAATAACATCTAGATTCCTCAAAATGAGAAATGTTTTACTCAATTTCTGGTTGTTTCTCCACTCACATACAACAAACAGAATCAAACTTCCAACTCTTATCAAACTAGCTACCCAATTCCTCTAAATGAAACTGATATATTCGAACTTACCGACTTTTTATAGCCTATTTGGGAAAACATAAGTGCTTCTACAGAGTAGTCGAAGTGTTTTTCAGAAGCTAAAAGAAAGTCGTTTTTCCCTAAAAGAAAGCACTTTAGAGAAAAATTCACTCACAAGCACTATTAAAAAATTTGTTGGTAAAACACAAACAACTTATCGACAAAAGTACTCTTTTTGAAagcatttttcaaaataagctGATCATAGAAGCTTTTGGTCAAGCGAGCTAAATATCCAATCATGTTCCTAGATCAACCAACTTCCTCTATGTGAGAATTACAGCACAATTCAACACcaatacataacataacaaGAATTAAACAAGCAAAAACTACAAACAGCTCgaatcaaatccataaaaagCAACAATTTAATGCAGTTACAATTGGAACTTATAAATTTGACCTGTAGAGAAGGTCGAAGGCGACATAGGCACGAGCATGGCCGATATGACTGTAATCGTAACTGGTAACGCCACACACGTACATTTTGACCTTCCCAGGTTCCTTCGGTATGAATAGTTCCTTCTGTCTCGTCATTGAATTATACACTTGAAATTCCACCTTCTCGTTCGCCATTTCTCAGAAATATCTCCAATCGACAGGAACGGACAGTCAATTTACTCCTCTTCGTACAAAAACCCTAACTCCGGCCGTTCAGATTTGTGTACACTATCGTATAATAAgaagcataattttttttccttttattctgCTTTTATGTTCCTCtctttattttggaaaaaactTTATTTGCTTAGTATAATTTAGGGGAAAAAATCAcatttagattaaaaaaaaattgcgttaAATGAGTCAACTTGTAGTGAGTTGACTAAATCGAGTTGGGCTCGTGGTGGAATAGTTGGGATTCATGAACATACGAGAAAAATTATCTAGTATTTTTATATTGTAagaatcatatttttctttttaagactGGGCACGCAAGGGAAAATAGGGACGAGGATTGCAAGGTGGGAATCGAAACCCATGCTTTCAAAAATGAATCTTACAATATGTGAATCGAAGTTTTAATTATGTCTCAATTGATATGATtaactttcatttttagtcagtttcatcaaaattgggacatttctatatttagtaataatttaacttcaaTATgttaattttacccttaatgaaataatttagaCACTTATTCTAgactataaatttcaaaactttattttttcttaaattttgtatcaagtcaaactaaCTCACATAAACATCGGACATTGCGTGAAAAAACACAAATGAAAAAAGTGTTGGGCTTGTTTTTTTTAGGGTTTCGATTGGGCTTGTTTTTTTTAGGGTTTCGATTGGGCTTGTGTTGTAATTTGTAAAGGAAATGAAACTTCAAAATTGCAAAGATTAAGCAAAAATACATTCTTTGGGCAAATTGTCTACCAAAGCCACACACATTGGCCCAACATGGGCTTCGTTTTGGTTTGGACATTCTTAAGcaaaaattctatttttgtaCTAATAGTAACTTATAAATTTTGTACTTTCTTGGTTAATATATACAGAGAAAagattatgtatatatagtaggtAAATGATAAACTCTTTTGATGAAAATTATGTACCAGTTAATACACTAACTAGTTGTAGTTGGTGTTTATAAAAAACAAAGCAGTTTGATAACTACACTTCACAATTCAAACAATGATGTTATGagtttaaatttcaataatCTCATGACAACTCCTCATTTAGAAAAAACTTATGTTAACTATGTGTGATCAAGAGAGGAATTTGTATTAATTAAGTGGTGCTTAACTTGCTATATGACAATCATATTCTTATTTGGTAAATTGAATGTCCTATTTGAATCAAGACTATAAAATAAATGCCACAAAATCATAGTAATAAATACAAGATGAATATACTTATAcagaattattaaaaattaaaaatgatcaaCTTCATTGCAAGATGCAAAGCTATGTAGGAAGTAGCAAACACATTTAAGGACAAGATGATTATATAAAAAGTTTCTTGAGATTGTATGATAGTTTTGACCAACTCAAAAGGCACTAGTCTTTATGAAATCATAGGAATATTGAAAGTGttaaaagaagacaaaatatatctaaaatcatgtggaagaaaatcaaatttatcTGAATAAGTGTAGATGTAATGAAAGGTAGGATACAATGGtcatatatcaaaaattttagtAGCTCAATTAGTTCTCTAAATTTATACATCTTTTTGACGATTTGATTTTTCATCTTGTAATCCTCTTTCACCATTTTTTCACCTttctccttaattttttttttaaaaaaagattaaaaaaaaatgcttagGTCAAATTCTTTCTAAGAGTCTTTTAACCATATTAGAGATATTTAGGCTAGTAGGaaacaaataaaactttttttaactactatgattattttttttggtacaaAATTGACCTAagatgaatttaaaaaaaaaaaaaatattataaatgacAATTCATATGATCAAATTTTATCTCATTTTGGTAGGAAcatataaattgttgttatgtCAAACTTAACATCAAATtctacaaaaccaaaaatcaaagtatatttGCATACCATCTCCCAAATACATCTTTCtacttcaatattttctttacaaACTTTAATCAAATACTATCCAAAACGCTTGGACGACTATTCTATTCAtctaattcattttgttctaAACACTTTTAAGTATTTTCTCTTAAAATGCCATTTAGGTCACATAGTAATTACGAAATTCTCTCAAATTCAATACTATAGGCAAAGAACAAAAAAGGGTGTGATAAAATGGTTTATAAGTCTTTCAATCTTAATGTTAATCTCGAAATTGaacaatgaaaaagaaaaaacttttgatATGAAGCATTTTACCTTCTTAATAATGAATTAGTGAGTttttaaatatcatatatatggaTTTCGTTTGATTTTCTAGTTTGAATCGGCCTTTACCCAAACCATGAATATACTTTGTTTTATACAGATACTGTCAGGAGATAAAGTCAAAAGTGAAGTAAGTCCTTATGATTCAACCAAAGGGCATATAATTTATCGACTCTACAGCAAAGATTTGAAGGATTCGATTTTCAACTTCACCATTGGAAATACAATTCGAGATGAAAAATTTCTTCCATAATCATACATAGAAAGCCCAACTACCAAAGAATATGGTGTAGCGGAGAAGCTCTTTCTTTAACCGaatatcaaaaaattcttgataCAGAGTGTTTTCTTTGAATGTATATTGAGCAAAAAAAAcccaattaaaaatattgtcgttttttttttaaaaaaaaaaaacttaaatttgcAAAGAGTGTAATACGACGTCGTCTTatgaaaaaaaaacccttaaagaaaaaacaaaatgcGGACCGTCACTTGCACCGCGCATTTTAGCACATAATACTGTTTCTCCAAACCCGAACGTTAATACCCACCCTACCCCCACACCCCAGCACCCCACCTATATAAGCTTGCATTCCCGGCGATTTCACACAGAAAAGCCATTAACACccaaaaaccaaaagaaaaaacagagaGAAACAGAAATTTGTATAAACTGATTTAAAcagaaatttatatatataaaggttgGAACTTTTGAGTTTTatagtttgaaaatttgaatgtttTTGTGAGGTGAGGTGTTTGTTCATGGCAATGGGACATGAAAGATCGAAACCTCTGCATAATTTCGACTTACCTTGTGGTTTAAAGTGGGGTAATCAGAAGTTTTTGAGGTGTGCTAAGGTGGATTCCAACGGCGAAATTCCTCATTTCCATCGGAGATCAAATGGGTCTGACTCAATCGGACGGCGGATGAGAGAAATCGATGTTATGGTTAACCATCGGAGATCCAATGGGGTTAGGGATGAGTTGTTGAAGGAGACGGAGGTGGGTTTCAATCGGAAATTCAGGTCGGCGGGTTACAACGGTGCTGCCGGAGGTGGCGGCGGAGATGGAATCGCGGCTGTAAGGGAGAAGTTGATGTTTGATCTTCAAGCAGAGGCTGATAAGATGAAATACGCGATTTTTAGAGATGGGTTGGAGGAGGAAGTGTCTGTAACTCCGGCGACGGCACCGACGGAGGTTACGACGGGTGTAGATGCGTCTAGGCCGTGGAACTTACGTACTCGAAGAGCGGCGTGTAAGGCGCCAATGAACGGAATCGCCGGCGGCGGCGGCGGTGGCGGCGGATCGAATGGAGCTTTGAAGGTTGATGTTATCAGAAACAATGGTTCGTCATCGTCGTTATCGCCGTTAAGGAATGAGAACAAATCTGTAAGACTTCGAAGTGAGTTTGCCGGCGCCGGAGATTCATACACCGGCGAGAAGAGAAAGAGAACGAATTTCTCCGTTTCGCTTGTTCGGAGAGAGATCGAAGAGGATTTCATGGCAATGGTTGGACATAGACCTCCTCGTCGACCCAAAAAACGAGTTAAAATGGTTCAAAAGAATTTAGACgtaagtattttatttgaattttttgatcATTTTGATGAATTGTGATTTGAAATTTACTGCTCCATTGCTGTTTGTTTTGCAGACTTTATTTCCCGGGCTATGGTTGACGGAGATTACACCGGACTTATACAAAGTCCCCGATGATCAATAGATTGAAAAGGTAAACCTTATCATAGCGGAGCTAGTATTCGAAGCTTATTGAGttctaaaatcaataaatatgtatatattcaaTAGATTCTTAAGACAAAATACAAGATTTGAACTCGTGGTAGAGTCAGGATTTTCAGTGAGGAGGTTTCGAAATAGATTCTCAAGTTGTGTCAAGGGGGTTTGAACGAATGATCTCCTGGCTCTGTCTCTGGTTTGAACGAAAATTACTGGCCCATAGTCGACAGTCTAGCTTTGCCCCTCGATAAACTAATGTAGTTTCAGATTTGAATATCAAGATTCATTTCAAAATGTGTAACTTAATTGTGTTGTatatacaatg
The DNA window shown above is from Solanum stenotomum isolate F172 chromosome 6, ASM1918654v1, whole genome shotgun sequence and carries:
- the LOC125867645 gene encoding uncharacterized protein LOC125867645 is translated as MAMGHERSKPLHNFDLPCGLKWGNQKFLRCAKVDSNGEIPHFHRRSNGSDSIGRRMREIDVMVNHRRSNGVRDELLKETEVGFNRKFRSAGYNGAAGGGGGDGIAAVREKLMFDLQAEADKMKYAIFRDGLEEEVSVTPATAPTEVTTGVDASRPWNLRTRRAACKAPMNGIAGGGGGGGGSNGALKVDVIRNNGSSSSLSPLRNENKSVRLRSEFAGAGDSYTGEKRKRTNFSVSLVRREIEEDFMAMVGHRPPRRPKKRVKMVQKNLDTLFPGLWLTEITPDLYKVPDDQ
- the LOC125867547 gene encoding cysteine--tRNA ligase 2, cytoplasmic, which encodes MANEKVEFQVYNSMTRQKELFIPKEPGKVKMYVCGVTSYDYSHIGHARAYVAFDLLYRYLKYLGYEVMYVRNFTDVDDKIIRRANELGEDPTALSGRYCQEFLKDMDDLQCLQPTHQPRVTEHMEQIKEMIAKIMANGCAYTINGDVYFSVDSFPEYGRLSGRKLEDNRAGERVEVDSRKKNPADFALWKSAKPGEPSWESPWGPGRPGWHIECSAMSAHYLTHSFDIHGGGMDLTFPHHENEIAQSCAACRESNISYWMHNGFVNIDDEKMSKSLGNFFTIREVTRLYHPLALRYFLLGNHYRSPVNYSIAQIEIASESVFYIYQTLLDSEEALSAFQQGTETAKNAKGRVTPQAQECINKLRNELKTKLSDDLHTPTILNAALQEALKLMNSCLTILKKKQQKQQHLSASLSLTELLKEVKAVLDVLGLLAGSTCAEVLQQFKERALKRAELTEEDVLHAIEERALARKNKDFARSDQIRTDLAAKGISLMDITGTTETAWRPCVRSIQEQPAAPAQPKKSAAAVQEQPAAPAQPKKSAAAVQEQPVAPSQQKQPSAAPQQEQPAAAPGQQEHPTVPPQ